A DNA window from Stenotrophomonas sp. 57 contains the following coding sequences:
- the rnpA gene encoding ribonuclease P protein component, which translates to MPHIAADAIPSTVNTADPRKRFPRSARVRTRAEYSTVFNGARRVSDPLMTLHWLPADRPARLGLAVSRKVDPNAVGRNRIKRVLRDILRQTRTDIQPGDFVVVARSAARSASNDEIRQAFLRLLRRLRALPAPGVDGTMPPPDGIATPSLTEPASRPGPAEPVR; encoded by the coding sequence ATGCCGCACATCGCGGCAGACGCAATCCCTTCGACAGTGAATACTGCAGACCCGCGCAAGCGATTCCCTCGCTCTGCGCGGGTTCGCACGCGTGCCGAATACTCAACGGTCTTCAACGGCGCCCGCCGTGTGTCCGATCCGCTGATGACCCTGCACTGGCTGCCGGCTGACCGGCCGGCCAGGCTGGGTCTGGCGGTTTCCCGCAAGGTTGATCCGAACGCCGTCGGGCGTAACCGGATCAAGCGCGTCCTGCGCGACATCCTGCGTCAGACACGTACCGACATCCAGCCAGGCGACTTCGTCGTCGTGGCTCGTAGTGCTGCGCGTTCCGCCAGCAACGACGAGATCCGCCAGGCCTTCCTGCGCCTGCTGCGTCGCCTGCGTGCATTGCCCGCGCCGGGCGTGGACGGCACAATGCCGCCGCCTGATGGCATCGCAACTCCTTCTTTGACCGAGCCGGCATCGCGTCCCGGCCCCGCCGAGCCTGTCCGCTGA